A DNA window from Bacteroidales bacterium contains the following coding sequences:
- a CDS encoding DUF1801 domain-containing protein, protein MTKPETVDEYIKAAPVHAQEKLNEIRALLKSIAPEASEELKWGQPVFIEKRILFSYAAFKKHMTFMPTGPSLEPFRNELTAFTTGKDSVHFDYDKPLPKQLIEKIAKYRYKDVIENDAKWMY, encoded by the coding sequence ATGACCAAACCAGAAACTGTTGATGAATACATAAAAGCAGCACCTGTACATGCACAGGAAAAATTGAATGAAATCCGCGCGTTATTAAAATCTATTGCTCCGGAAGCATCCGAAGAGTTGAAATGGGGGCAACCCGTATTTATTGAAAAAAGGATTTTATTTTCCTATGCGGCATTCAAAAAGCATATGACCTTTATGCCTACGGGCCCTTCATTAGAACCATTTAGAAATGAGCTAACTGCATTCACAACCGGAAAAGACAGTGTACATTTTGATTACGACAAACCATTGCCAAAACAATTAATTGAAAAGATTGCAAAATACAGGTATAAGGATGTTATTGAAAATGATGCAAAGTGGATGTATTAA